From Arcticibacter tournemirensis, one genomic window encodes:
- a CDS encoding thioredoxin domain-containing protein — translation MPNRLSKETSPYLLQHAENPVDWFPWGSEALEKAKNENKLILISIGYSACHWCHVMEHESFEDASVAEIMNEHFVCIKVDREERPDIDQVYMLAVQLMTGQGGWPLNCICLPDQRPVYGGTYFRKDDWKKLLQQLAAFWEQNPGEAEEYAERLTRGVRETEKLHLLDESVEYSESDLADILRSWKKTFDPKEGGYNRAPKFPLPNNWQFMLRYASLTKDDNIAAATFLTLQKMAYGGIYDHIGGGFARYSVDGHWHVPHFEKMLYDNAQLVSLYSEAWQYKKDELYKQVVYQTLEWVKREMTSPEGGFYSALDADSEGVEGKFYTFTKDELAEVLGEDEAKIFSTYFNVTEEGNWPEERTNVLMRRESDEALASQLNVSLYHLQESIRTSKQKVFDYRAKRIRPGLDNKILAGWNGLMLKGYVDAYRAFNEESFLRQALSNADFICTVLMETTGALKRVFRNQYTNKATETAFLDDYAFVCDGLIGLYEVTFDEKWLFEARRLAEYVLTNFYDPGTGMFYFTSQNDTELIARKHEITDNVIPASNSAMALNLFKLGHFFQQDDYAEQADVMLKNIFPQIKSYGSGFSNWAILLLYKIYGISEIAITGPLAEQKRQEIEKNFIPNKILLGGSSGSLPLLQDKWDSETKIFVCKNRTCRLPVTEVEEALKLI, via the coding sequence ATGCCCAACCGCTTAAGTAAAGAAACATCACCTTACCTGTTACAGCATGCAGAAAACCCTGTGGACTGGTTCCCATGGGGAAGCGAAGCATTGGAAAAAGCGAAGAACGAAAACAAGCTGATCCTCATAAGTATCGGTTATTCCGCGTGCCACTGGTGTCACGTAATGGAACATGAAAGCTTTGAAGATGCAAGTGTAGCGGAGATAATGAACGAGCATTTTGTGTGCATTAAGGTCGACCGTGAAGAGCGGCCGGATATAGACCAGGTATACATGCTCGCTGTTCAATTAATGACGGGTCAGGGCGGTTGGCCCTTGAACTGCATATGTCTGCCTGATCAAAGGCCCGTTTATGGAGGGACATATTTTCGTAAAGACGACTGGAAGAAACTTCTTCAGCAATTAGCTGCTTTCTGGGAACAAAACCCCGGAGAAGCAGAAGAATATGCCGAAAGATTGACTCGCGGTGTGCGCGAAACAGAGAAATTACACTTGCTGGATGAATCTGTCGAATATTCTGAAAGTGACCTTGCAGACATTTTGAGATCCTGGAAAAAAACTTTTGATCCCAAAGAAGGCGGGTACAACCGTGCTCCTAAGTTTCCCCTGCCGAACAACTGGCAGTTTATGTTGAGATACGCCAGCCTAACGAAAGATGATAACATCGCAGCTGCAACGTTCCTAACCCTTCAAAAAATGGCTTATGGAGGAATTTATGATCACATAGGGGGTGGTTTCGCCCGTTATTCGGTGGACGGCCACTGGCACGTGCCTCACTTCGAAAAGATGCTGTACGACAATGCTCAGCTCGTAAGTCTTTACTCGGAAGCATGGCAGTACAAAAAGGACGAACTGTACAAACAGGTGGTGTACCAAACATTAGAGTGGGTTAAGAGGGAGATGACTTCGCCCGAAGGCGGTTTTTATTCGGCTCTTGATGCAGATAGCGAGGGCGTAGAAGGTAAATTCTACACCTTCACAAAAGATGAGTTAGCAGAAGTTCTTGGAGAAGATGAGGCAAAGATCTTCAGCACATATTTCAATGTAACAGAAGAAGGAAACTGGCCGGAAGAAAGAACCAATGTCCTGATGAGAAGAGAAAGTGACGAGGCCCTTGCATCTCAGCTGAATGTCTCTTTGTATCATCTTCAGGAAAGTATCCGGACTTCAAAGCAAAAGGTTTTTGATTATCGCGCGAAAAGGATCCGGCCCGGGCTGGATAACAAAATACTGGCAGGCTGGAATGGACTGATGCTGAAAGGATACGTTGACGCCTACCGGGCTTTTAACGAAGAGAGCTTCCTCAGGCAGGCCTTATCTAATGCGGATTTTATCTGCACCGTGTTAATGGAAACTACCGGCGCTCTCAAAAGAGTATTCAGAAATCAGTACACAAACAAAGCTACAGAAACGGCCTTCCTTGACGACTATGCTTTTGTTTGCGATGGACTTATCGGGCTTTATGAAGTAACGTTCGATGAAAAATGGCTTTTTGAAGCCAGAAGACTGGCTGAGTATGTTTTAACGAATTTCTATGACCCTGGTACAGGGATGTTCTATTTCACCTCGCAGAATGATACAGAACTCATCGCGCGAAAGCATGAGATTACCGATAACGTTATACCCGCCTCTAATTCTGCAATGGCTCTGAATCTTTTTAAGCTCGGACATTTTTTCCAGCAGGATGACTATGCCGAACAAGCCGATGTAATGCTGAAGAATATATTTCCGCAAATAAAGAGCTATGGATCAGGATTTTCAAACTGGGCGATTCTGCTGCTGTATAAGATATACGGTATATCGGAGATCGCCATTACAGGACCCTTAGCGGAACAGAAAAGGCAGGAAATTGAAAAAAACTTTATTCCGAATAAAATTCTCTTGGGAGGTAGCTCAGGAAGTTTACCTTTGTTGCAGGATAAATGGGATAGTGAAACCAAAATATTTGTTTGTAAAAACAGAACTTGCCGCTTACCCGTTACAGAAGTAGAAGAAGCATTAAAACTGATATAA
- a CDS encoding FKBP-type peptidyl-prolyl cis-trans isomerase, with protein MKIQPNSVVALTYDLYTIDNGEEVFVEKATEEQPLVFLYGVGMMLPKFEENLTGLSTGDSYDFHLNAADAYGEKDENAFAELSSDMFQGMDLPEVGSVLPLQDNHGNQFRARVTNVSDTAVNVDLNHPMAGLNLHFKGQILNVREATQEELNHGHAHGADGHSGH; from the coding sequence ATGAAAATTCAACCAAACAGCGTGGTGGCGCTTACATACGATCTGTATACCATCGACAATGGAGAGGAAGTATTTGTTGAAAAAGCAACAGAAGAACAGCCGCTGGTTTTTCTTTACGGTGTAGGCATGATGCTCCCAAAGTTTGAGGAAAATTTAACCGGACTTTCAACCGGTGATAGCTATGACTTTCATCTTAATGCTGCTGACGCCTACGGTGAAAAGGATGAAAATGCCTTTGCTGAGCTTTCTTCCGACATGTTCCAGGGAATGGACCTTCCTGAAGTAGGATCGGTGCTTCCATTGCAGGACAATCACGGAAATCAGTTCAGAGCACGCGTAACCAATGTTTCTGATACTGCTGTCAATGTCGACCTGAATCACCCTATGGCCGGACTGAACCTTCACTTTAAAGGTCAGATCCTGAACGTTCGCGAAGCTACCCAGGAGGAGTTGAACCACGGTCATGCTCATGGAGCTGATGGCCATTCAGGACACTAA
- a CDS encoding HAD family hydrolase, with product MKRALILDLDNTIYPVKSIADKLFAPLFKLMDQYRQEFSGGDFNAAIEDIMKKPFQKVADTYKFNRELTEKGMDLLRNATYDEAMKPFEDYNLIKDLAITKYLVTTGFLKLQQSKIKSLRIEKHFEDIFIVDPDTTSMTKRDVFLNIMMQNNLQKDDLLVIGDDPESEIEAANDLGIETFLYDPDDNHKDDIATYKSKDFELIKDIISRS from the coding sequence ATGAAACGTGCCCTGATTCTTGATCTCGACAATACGATCTATCCTGTTAAATCAATCGCTGATAAGCTTTTTGCCCCTCTTTTTAAACTTATGGATCAGTACAGGCAGGAGTTTAGCGGCGGCGACTTCAACGCGGCTATTGAAGATATCATGAAAAAGCCGTTTCAGAAAGTTGCCGATACTTATAAGTTTAACAGGGAACTGACCGAAAAAGGGATGGATCTGCTTCGTAATGCTACCTACGACGAAGCGATGAAGCCATTTGAGGATTATAACCTCATCAAAGATCTTGCTATAACTAAATACCTGGTAACAACTGGTTTTCTAAAGCTCCAGCAGAGCAAGATTAAGAGCCTGAGGATAGAAAAGCATTTTGAGGATATATTCATTGTCGACCCCGATACCACCAGCATGACGAAGAGGGACGTTTTTTTGAATATAATGATGCAAAACAACTTACAGAAGGACGATCTTCTTGTTATCGGTGATGATCCGGAATCGGAAATTGAAGCGGCAAATGATCTGGGTATAGAGACATTTTTATACGATCCGGATGATAATCACAAAGATGATATCGCCACCTATAAAAGCAAGGATTTTGAATTAATAAAGGATATTATTTCGCGGTCGTAA
- a CDS encoding class I SAM-dependent methyltransferase, with protein sequence MDIFGEALSDYYYKGRAETLWLHNSYAEPEEMPVDVFFRTEEDMPELELLALEYSRGKILDIGAGVGSHALMMQKQGRNVTALEQSTQACLIMKTLGVNKVINDDVFAFRNEPFDTLLLLMNGIGLCGTIEGLHLFLNHARHLLNPGGQIIFDSSDIAYLYQDGDLPEDFYYGEIAYQYEYRGNKGPWFRWLYVDWRTIADIASAEGFNFRLLHDDGQDQYLASLELKK encoded by the coding sequence GTGGACATATTTGGGGAGGCTTTATCCGATTACTATTACAAAGGACGTGCAGAAACTTTGTGGCTTCATAATTCCTATGCAGAGCCCGAAGAGATGCCAGTGGACGTGTTTTTTAGAACAGAGGAAGATATGCCTGAGCTCGAACTCCTCGCCCTTGAATATAGCCGGGGGAAAATTCTCGATATTGGCGCGGGTGTTGGCAGCCATGCTTTAATGATGCAGAAACAGGGGCGCAATGTTACTGCCCTTGAACAAAGCACTCAGGCATGCCTGATTATGAAAACGCTGGGAGTTAACAAGGTTATCAACGATGACGTTTTCGCTTTCAGGAACGAACCCTTTGACACTTTACTCCTGTTAATGAATGGAATTGGTCTTTGCGGAACAATTGAGGGACTCCATCTTTTTCTGAATCATGCCAGGCATTTGCTTAATCCTGGCGGGCAAATTATTTTCGATTCTTCTGATATCGCCTATCTTTATCAGGATGGCGACTTGCCCGAAGACTTCTACTATGGGGAAATCGCGTATCAGTATGAATACAGGGGAAATAAAGGGCCCTGGTTTCGCTGGCTGTATGTGGACTGGCGCACAATTGCTGATATTGCTTCCGCAGAAGGATTTAACTTCCGGCTCCTTCATGACGATGGACAGGATCAGTACCTGGCTTCGCTTGAATTAAAGAAGTGA
- a CDS encoding SDR family NAD(P)-dependent oxidoreductase, translated as MKKLIGKVAFITGADSGIGKATAIEFASEGASVVICYHSDRNGAEETLSEVKRHEQKGIVVKLDVSDEQEVERALDEAIAELGALDILVNNAGVNGSGIKVADMDTDVFDKTIRTNLYGTFFCSRKFIRYLKQSSRRGKIINVSSVHEEIVAPGNADYNASKAGIRNLMRTLSLELAEDGINVNNIAPGMILTPMNQEAMDDPKAKHEQTENIPMKRAGQPEEIAKLAVFLASSDSDYVTGSTYFMDGGLSLNIGQGA; from the coding sequence ATGAAAAAACTAATTGGGAAAGTGGCTTTTATTACAGGAGCCGACTCCGGAATAGGCAAAGCTACAGCAATAGAGTTCGCCAGTGAAGGTGCCAGCGTTGTTATATGTTATCACAGCGACAGGAATGGAGCTGAAGAGACCCTTTCCGAAGTAAAGAGGCATGAGCAGAAGGGTATAGTGGTCAAGCTCGACGTTAGTGATGAACAGGAGGTTGAAAGGGCTCTGGATGAGGCTATCGCAGAGCTCGGTGCACTCGACATTCTGGTAAACAACGCCGGAGTGAATGGTTCGGGTATAAAAGTGGCCGATATGGATACAGATGTGTTCGACAAAACCATCAGGACTAACCTGTATGGAACGTTTTTCTGCTCCAGGAAATTTATCAGGTACCTGAAGCAGAGCAGCCGCCGTGGTAAAATTATTAATGTGAGTTCTGTTCACGAAGAAATTGTTGCGCCCGGAAACGCCGATTATAATGCTTCTAAAGCCGGCATTCGTAATCTGATGCGAACCTTGTCGCTCGAACTTGCAGAGGACGGAATTAACGTCAACAATATAGCCCCGGGCATGATCCTCACACCGATGAACCAGGAAGCTATGGACGATCCGAAAGCAAAACACGAACAAACAGAGAATATTCCCATGAAAAGGGCAGGGCAGCCGGAAGAAATCGCAAAACTGGCCGTATTCCTGGCTTCTTCTGATAGCGATTACGTTACCGGATCAACCTACTTCATGGACGGAGGGCTTTCATTGAATATAGGTCAGGGAGCGTAA
- the serC gene encoding 3-phosphoserine/phosphohydroxythreonine transaminase: MKYNFGAGPCILPQEVFKQASQAVLDFNGTGLSILEISHRAPEFEAVMDETLQLVKELLNVPAGYSVLFLQGGASLQFSMVPANLLGEGQTAAYLDTGAWASKAMKEAKLYGNVTAVASSKESNYSYIPRDYEIPSDAAYFHCTSNNTIFGTELFEFPKSPVPMVSDMSSDMFSRTINVEDFGLIYAGAQKNMGPAGVVLVVIKDELLGKSGRKLPSMLDYKIHADNKSLYNTPPVFSIYTSMLNLKWLKAKGGVAQIEKENIAKAAALYEEIDRNPVFKGTCNVEDRSRMNVCFVTENPEHEKPFLKLAEERGMIGIKGHRSVGGFRASIYNALPITSVHALVDVMREFAQKNG, translated from the coding sequence ATGAAATATAATTTCGGCGCTGGTCCGTGTATTTTACCGCAGGAAGTATTTAAACAGGCATCTCAAGCAGTATTGGATTTTAATGGTACTGGTTTGTCGATATTAGAAATATCGCACAGGGCGCCCGAGTTTGAAGCTGTAATGGATGAAACGCTCCAGTTAGTGAAAGAACTTCTTAATGTTCCGGCCGGATATTCAGTATTGTTTTTGCAGGGAGGAGCCAGCTTACAATTCTCTATGGTTCCCGCAAACTTATTAGGTGAAGGGCAAACAGCAGCTTATCTTGATACCGGAGCATGGGCAAGCAAAGCCATGAAGGAAGCTAAGCTATATGGAAATGTAACTGCAGTTGCTTCTTCAAAAGAATCCAACTATTCTTACATACCGAGGGATTATGAAATTCCTTCTGATGCCGCTTACTTTCATTGCACATCGAATAACACCATTTTCGGAACAGAGCTATTTGAATTCCCGAAATCACCGGTGCCAATGGTTAGCGATATGTCTTCAGACATGTTCAGCCGCACGATCAACGTGGAGGACTTCGGATTGATCTATGCGGGAGCTCAGAAAAACATGGGGCCTGCAGGCGTTGTACTCGTAGTCATAAAGGATGAGCTCCTGGGTAAATCAGGCCGCAAGTTACCTTCAATGCTTGATTATAAGATTCATGCTGATAATAAGTCCCTTTACAATACACCTCCGGTGTTTTCAATTTATACTTCTATGCTAAACCTCAAGTGGCTGAAGGCCAAAGGAGGTGTAGCGCAAATTGAAAAGGAAAATATTGCAAAAGCAGCAGCACTTTACGAAGAGATCGACAGAAACCCTGTTTTCAAAGGTACTTGCAATGTTGAGGATCGTTCAAGGATGAATGTTTGCTTCGTAACAGAGAATCCTGAGCACGAAAAGCCTTTCCTTAAGTTAGCAGAGGAAAGAGGTATGATCGGCATCAAAGGACATCGCAGTGTCGGAGGGTTCAGAGCATCCATTTATAATGCTTTGCCGATCACAAGCGTACATGCTCTGGTCGACGTAATGCGTGAGTTTGCACAGAAAAACGGTTAA
- a CDS encoding D-2-hydroxyacid dehydrogenase, with product MIRILANDGIDAVGKQLLEQAGFTVDTENIPQDQLPEALKNYDAITVRSATKVRKDLIDACPNLRLIGRGGVGMDNIDVEYAKSKGIAVVNTPAASSPSVAELVFAHLFTGIRFLYDSNRKMPVEGNTKFNNLKKAYSAGIELKGKKIGIIGFGRIGRETAKIALGLGMEVLAYDLYEVPSELELNLAGGVNVKVPVNRVQFNELITDADFISLHIPFLDKPILGPDEFRRMKTGVGIVNCSRGGTIDEVALIEAIDSGIVGFAGLDVFDNEPAPRAEILNHPKISLTPHIGAATNEAQERIGVELASLIIDFFKKS from the coding sequence ATGATAAGAATACTAGCAAATGACGGTATAGACGCAGTGGGTAAGCAGTTACTTGAACAAGCCGGTTTTACCGTTGATACAGAAAACATCCCTCAGGATCAGCTCCCCGAGGCGTTGAAAAACTATGACGCTATTACAGTCCGCAGCGCTACCAAAGTAAGGAAAGATCTTATTGACGCCTGTCCGAATCTACGACTTATAGGCAGGGGCGGTGTTGGTATGGATAATATTGATGTTGAATATGCAAAAAGTAAGGGAATAGCTGTTGTAAATACGCCTGCTGCATCATCACCCTCAGTTGCCGAACTCGTTTTCGCTCACCTGTTTACAGGCATTCGTTTCCTGTATGATTCTAACCGGAAAATGCCTGTTGAAGGAAATACTAAATTTAACAACCTTAAGAAAGCGTATTCTGCAGGTATTGAGCTTAAAGGTAAAAAAATAGGGATTATAGGATTCGGAAGAATAGGTCGCGAAACAGCCAAGATCGCTCTCGGTCTCGGTATGGAAGTTCTCGCATATGATCTCTACGAAGTGCCTTCTGAACTGGAACTCAACCTTGCCGGTGGTGTAAACGTAAAGGTTCCCGTGAATAGGGTTCAGTTTAACGAGCTGATCACCGATGCCGACTTCATCAGCCTTCATATTCCTTTCCTGGATAAGCCTATTCTTGGTCCCGATGAATTCAGAAGGATGAAAACAGGAGTAGGTATCGTAAACTGCTCACGCGGCGGAACAATTGATGAAGTTGCGTTAATAGAAGCAATCGATTCGGGCATTGTTGGATTTGCAGGTCTCGACGTATTTGACAACGAACCGGCGCCGCGCGCTGAGATCCTGAATCACCCTAAGATATCGCTGACCCCCCACATCGGAGCTGCTACCAATGAAGCTCAGGAAAGAATAGGAGTGGAGCTGGCCAGCCTCATAATTGATTTCTTCAAGAAGAGCTGA
- a CDS encoding L-lactate dehydrogenase — protein MPLTAKKTRVVVIGVGAVGSTTAYTLLLRERMDELVLIDANNEKALGDALDMNHGLPFLGQSKVWAGTYEDCREADIIIITAGAAQRPGESRIDLLKRNVSIYESITTEVLKYNTDGILLIASNPVDIMSYFTWKKSGWPVNRIIGSGTLLDSARFRYLIGEKLQIDSRSVHAHIIGEHGDSELPLWSLANIAGTELSLSDEARTEIFSNTKDAAYQIIKAKGATYYAIALALDRICTAILHNEAAVLNVSTLLDDYHGVSGVYLGVPCIVDRNGVRDVLKLNISSDEKELLQQSAAKLKEIIASIAL, from the coding sequence ATGCCGTTAACTGCAAAAAAGACAAGGGTAGTCGTTATTGGTGTAGGGGCCGTTGGCTCTACAACTGCCTATACACTTCTTCTCCGCGAAAGGATGGATGAACTGGTGCTTATCGATGCTAATAATGAGAAAGCATTGGGGGATGCCCTTGATATGAACCATGGCCTGCCTTTTCTTGGACAATCTAAAGTATGGGCCGGCACCTATGAAGACTGCCGTGAGGCTGATATCATCATCATTACAGCAGGAGCCGCGCAGAGGCCTGGCGAATCACGGATTGATCTTTTGAAACGTAATGTTTCTATCTATGAGAGTATTACAACGGAAGTACTTAAATACAATACCGACGGGATTCTGCTGATTGCATCGAACCCTGTCGATATTATGAGTTACTTTACATGGAAAAAGTCGGGATGGCCGGTTAACAGGATCATAGGGTCGGGTACGCTGCTGGATAGCGCGCGGTTCAGATACCTGATCGGAGAGAAGCTCCAGATTGACTCGAGAAGCGTACATGCGCATATCATCGGCGAGCATGGCGATTCGGAGCTTCCCCTTTGGAGCCTTGCTAATATTGCAGGAACGGAACTCTCACTCTCGGACGAGGCCAGAACCGAAATATTTTCAAATACAAAAGACGCAGCATATCAGATTATAAAGGCTAAAGGCGCCACTTATTACGCTATAGCACTCGCACTCGACCGTATCTGTACCGCGATCCTGCATAACGAGGCCGCTGTCCTCAATGTATCGACCCTGCTTGATGATTACCACGGCGTATCCGGAGTGTATCTTGGAGTACCGTGCATAGTTGACAGAAATGGGGTTCGTGACGTTTTAAAACTAAATATCAGCAGTGACGAAAAAGAACTATTGCAGCAATCAGCAGCAAAGTTAAAGGAGATAATTGCTTCAATTGCTCTTTAG
- a CDS encoding carbonic anhydrase — MDAYDQVFENNRKWVLSKKDGNPNFFEELAREQRPEFLYIGCSDSRVPANEIMGLEPGEVFVHRNIANVVNSIDLNCMSVINYAVVHLQVKYIIVCGHYDCGGVKAAMEPRDLGVLNPWLRNIRDVYRHHQQELDAIADNRMRYNRLVELNVIEQCVNVIKTAEVQQCYKANGFPKVAGWVFDLHGGELIDLNIDFTGQLKEIQKIYNLDVK; from the coding sequence ATGGACGCTTACGATCAGGTATTTGAGAACAACCGGAAATGGGTTCTCAGTAAAAAAGACGGTAACCCCAACTTCTTCGAAGAGCTCGCCAGGGAGCAACGCCCTGAATTTCTCTATATAGGCTGCTCGGACAGCCGTGTTCCTGCGAATGAAATCATGGGGCTTGAGCCCGGAGAAGTGTTTGTTCACCGTAATATTGCTAACGTAGTGAACAGCATCGACTTAAATTGTATGTCGGTAATCAATTATGCTGTTGTTCACCTTCAGGTGAAGTATATTATTGTGTGCGGACATTATGATTGCGGCGGCGTTAAAGCAGCTATGGAGCCGCGTGATTTAGGTGTTCTCAATCCCTGGCTGCGTAACATTCGCGACGTATACCGTCATCATCAGCAGGAGCTGGATGCTATAGCCGATAACAGGATGCGTTATAACCGTCTTGTTGAGTTAAATGTAATAGAGCAGTGCGTAAATGTTATAAAAACGGCCGAAGTGCAGCAGTGTTATAAGGCAAACGGTTTTCCAAAGGTGGCTGGCTGGGTATTCGATCTGCACGGCGGAGAACTCATTGATCTGAATATCGATTTTACAGGACAGCTTAAAGAGATTCAAAAGATCTATAACCTCGACGTAAAATAA
- a CDS encoding bifunctional folylpolyglutamate synthase/dihydrofolate synthase: MSYQQTLDYLYSRLPMFSRVGSSALKKDLTNTIELCKRIGNPQNTFKTIHVGGTNGKGSVSHMLAAILQQAGYKTGLYTSPHLKDFRERIRVNGEMIPEERVIAFTEEQKKNIEEIEPSFFELTVAMAFQHFAREKVDIAIIEVGLGGRLDSTNIITPLLSVITNISYDHVSILGNTLPLIATEKAGIIKPGVPVVIGEKQDAVSEVFLGKASENNSPIVFASEEWNVLSNAVHDSEALNISVLPVDGSTPLSFTLDLTGTYQLKNIKTVLSAVKELQKQGLAILIEEIARALSRVKELTGLMGRWQTLSVAPLIICDTGHNEDGIKEVLKNIHATAFDKLHMVIGMVRDKDISSVLALLPKDATYYFCQPSIERAMPAADLAQEANIRGLEGRYFTSVTEALSEARFSASEDDMIFIGGSTFVVAEIVP; the protein is encoded by the coding sequence ATGTCTTACCAGCAGACACTTGACTATTTGTATTCACGCCTGCCGATGTTTTCAAGGGTAGGCTCTTCTGCATTAAAGAAAGATCTTACCAATACCATTGAACTTTGTAAGCGTATAGGTAATCCTCAAAACACGTTCAAAACAATTCATGTAGGGGGAACAAACGGGAAGGGCTCTGTTTCGCATATGCTGGCAGCTATACTTCAGCAAGCGGGATATAAAACAGGCTTATATACATCTCCTCATCTTAAGGACTTCAGGGAACGTATCCGGGTGAACGGCGAAATGATTCCGGAAGAAAGGGTGATCGCCTTTACCGAGGAGCAGAAGAAGAATATTGAGGAAATTGAACCCTCATTCTTTGAACTGACCGTTGCTATGGCTTTTCAGCATTTCGCCAGGGAGAAGGTGGATATCGCAATCATTGAAGTGGGACTGGGTGGCCGGCTCGATTCTACGAACATTATTACACCGCTCCTATCCGTGATCACCAATATTAGTTACGATCATGTAAGTATTCTTGGAAACACGCTTCCGCTGATAGCAACTGAGAAGGCGGGTATTATTAAACCGGGAGTTCCGGTAGTGATTGGAGAAAAACAGGACGCTGTATCGGAAGTTTTTCTTGGCAAGGCGTCAGAGAACAACTCTCCTATCGTTTTTGCGTCTGAAGAATGGAACGTGTTATCAAACGCTGTACATGATTCAGAGGCCTTAAATATCTCTGTTCTTCCTGTTGATGGCAGCACCCCTCTTTCCTTTACACTCGATCTTACAGGGACTTACCAGTTAAAAAATATAAAGACCGTTCTCAGCGCTGTAAAAGAATTACAGAAACAAGGCTTGGCGATCCTGATCGAAGAAATTGCAAGGGCATTAAGTCGAGTGAAAGAGCTTACGGGACTAATGGGGAGATGGCAGACACTCAGTGTGGCACCGCTGATTATCTGTGATACAGGGCACAATGAAGATGGTATTAAAGAGGTTTTAAAAAATATACATGCAACTGCCTTCGATAAACTTCATATGGTGATCGGCATGGTCAGAGATAAAGATATTTCCTCGGTGCTGGCTTTGCTGCCAAAGGACGCAACGTATTATTTCTGTCAGCCTTCTATTGAACGGGCTATGCCAGCAGCGGACCTTGCTCAGGAGGCTAATATCAGGGGCCTTGAGGGTCGATATTTCACATCGGTAACCGAAGCTCTTTCTGAAGCGAGATTTTCCGCCTCAGAGGATGATATGATCTTTATAGGGGGAAGCACCTTTGTTGTGGCAGAAATTGTTCCTTAG
- a CDS encoding energy transducer TonB: protein MQYQEENNYPKALLLSGGLMAAFLLISYLIVFGMPVPQEVGTGGIVVNYGTSEVGMGDDFMSIEEPSVDPNANNTPPDRVVPDAETVPTPSAESSEKSVVTQESEDAPAVSTPQKPTSSPVAAPSKEVKESKPVVNQNALYKGKKSTGTGGGDGTGNTPGNQGDPDGDPLASNYGKGGSGFGNTKLTLAGRHFLNLPRINDEGQQSGKVYVEIRVDKSGEVVYARAGVKGTTLSDQSLWRKCEQAVMGASLNQLESAPDVQIGVVVFNFKVK, encoded by the coding sequence ATGCAATACCAGGAAGAAAATAACTATCCTAAAGCCCTCCTCCTTTCGGGGGGACTAATGGCTGCGTTTTTGCTGATAAGTTATCTGATTGTCTTTGGGATGCCTGTTCCGCAGGAAGTGGGCACCGGAGGAATCGTAGTGAACTATGGTACTTCTGAAGTAGGTATGGGGGATGATTTTATGAGTATTGAGGAACCTTCTGTGGATCCCAATGCTAATAATACACCACCTGACAGGGTAGTTCCGGATGCAGAGACCGTCCCAACACCTTCTGCCGAAAGCAGCGAGAAATCTGTCGTTACCCAAGAAAGTGAAGATGCACCTGCCGTTAGTACTCCTCAGAAGCCGACGTCTTCCCCGGTGGCTGCGCCGTCAAAGGAAGTTAAGGAAAGCAAACCTGTGGTAAATCAGAATGCACTTTATAAGGGCAAGAAAAGTACAGGAACAGGTGGTGGAGACGGAACAGGTAACACTCCTGGAAATCAGGGAGACCCGGATGGTGATCCTTTGGCGTCAAATTATGGTAAAGGTGGCTCTGGTTTCGGGAATACAAAACTAACTCTTGCCGGCAGACATTTCTTAAACCTTCCCAGAATTAATGATGAAGGACAGCAGTCGGGTAAGGTATATGTTGAGATAAGAGTAGACAAATCAGGCGAAGTTGTATATGCACGCGCTGGTGTGAAGGGTACCACGTTGTCTGACCAGTCACTTTGGAGAAAGTGCGAACAGGCAGTAATGGGCGCCAGCCTGAATCAGCTTGAATCGGCACCGGATGTGCAGATTGGTGTGGTGGTTTTTAATTTTAAAGTAAAGTAA